Within uncultured Methanoregula sp., the genomic segment TAAGCTATCCCCGAATCTGGCACTGGGCATACCGAATCTGCGATTATCGGTGCCTCAGTGAAGAGTTTTTTACCGATATATTGACGCACATCATAGACGGGAGTACCATCAATGACTGAAACAACACTGCTAAAATAGATATATTCAAAGACACAGTGAGCTTTTCGATCAGCAATTGCTATCTGAGTGCTTCGAATTCCATCTAAACCAATTCGAATAAGTTCGCCTGGATTTACATCTCGTATGAACTCTGCATCTATAGAGTTCAGGGCAATACTTTCAGATGCTATTATGAATCCATTTTCAGTTTTGCCGATGCAAAACGGGTTAATACCTAACGGATCACGAAATCCGTAGAGAATTCCATCAATCATAGCGACAACAGAGTACGATCCCTGAATTTTTCGCATGCAACGACGAACAGCATCTTCTACATTTCCTGTAGTATTAATTTCATTAATTAAGATATGTGCAATAATCTCGGCATCGCTCGTTGTAGTAAAGATCTGTCCAGTCCGTTCATATTCAGAGCGGAGTTCATCACTATTCACCAAATTTCCATTAAGAGCAATTGAGAGCAAATGATTTTGGAATTGAAAATTGAGCGGTTGGATATTTTCTGGTAAATTTTCTCTTATTGTTGGATAGCGAACATGTCCAATACCAACAATTCCTTTCAAGTCGGATAGGATTTCTGAAGAATAAACCTCTATCACAAGACCATTACCTTTAAACTTATAAAGAGTGCTACCGTCGGAAGTAGATATTCCGGTACTCTCCTGACCACGGTGCTGAAGAGCTAATAAAACATAGAAAAGTTGTATACTGATACTTTTGGTATCTATAATGCCGACAATACCGCACATGATTATCCTTTCTTTTTTCTTTGGCTGGCTTTGGCGTTGATACAAGCGTTACCAAAAATCCAGTATATTTGAAAAATCTATTCAGCTACTCATATATAGAAATATATAGATTTTCTTTGACAATTATAACTAACCCCTTATATAGGATAGTCTCTCTTCTTTAGTGTCAAATCTATCATTGCCAGAATTCGCGGATATGATTGCACGAAATTTCGGTCAGAATCCTTGACGTTTTTCGGGAGCGTGTCCCACGATACCATGAATGGACTGACCTTCTTATCCACATCTTTATTCGGGCCGTACGTCCACCCGTTCATTCTGCGCTCAGCCCACCACCGGTCATGTTCGTTAATGGCCATTTGTTCCACGTCTTCATCGGAAAAGACCGTCAGTGGTTCATCCCAGCTTGCCCGGGAAATAATGGAATATCCAACACTACCGACAGCATGTTTAATATTGGCAGCTTGGCTCCGGTTTGAGTCTTTGAAGTCGTCTGTCAGCTCATCCCACGGTTTAAGTGAAGATTTGCTACCAGGAAGTATCCCCTCATTATTAAATTGATTGATTATGTAGTTTCGGTGCAGTGTGCGTGCGACTAACTCAATCATATCCTCCCTTGAGTCAACGAACGATGAGTAAGAGACAAGCGGAAAAACCCGGAGGTTTTGATAATTACCGATATTTTTGGCGGCAATCTCGTTAAAGAACCGGGCAAAGCCTTCATCGTGAGCAGTTCGGATAATGATGGGGGTGATATAAGTGTTCATTTTTTGGTTAAGGTACAGTCCTGTGCTGAAATTCAGCGACTCATCCGCTGTAACAATAAATACGGTGCTGAATGGATGAGCTGCATCGATCCCCTCAAGGAATTTCTCCTTGTAGAAATCTGGCGAGAAGAGCTCCAATGTGTGCGGGATGATCTCGCAGTGGTCTGCAATGCGGGCATACTGTTTCTCCAGCATGGCCTTTTTCCCTGCTGCATCCCGGTCGATGATGCTGATCCGGATCCGTTGACGGGGTTTATTCCCGAAGCACTGCTGCTGGGTTCGTTTTGCCAGCTCAAAGATCAGGTTCTCTCCCATTCTCCCAATACCGACAACAAGTATATGGACATCAGCCGGGTCGACAGATAAGAGGAGAAGTTCCGGTAATTTTTCGGCATACCAGAAGCTGGCAATCTGATAGATGTTCAGGAACTCAAGATTCATCCCTAGCGAATTTATATGGGCCCCCTCAGTAATACGGAGAAGGTTGGAGAACTTCGGATCAATGATGTGGACATGGCAATCCAGCGGGAGCCTCCTGCCTTTCACGATTTCGAATGCCTCTGCAATGACCTTTGCATTAACTTCATCGCTACCGGTTGCAATCCAGAGTGAATGGGCGACCGAGATCCGGGCATCATTAAGGCTTTTTTTATCGGCCGCATCTCCTATAATAACCGTAACCCCATGGCGTCTGCACCACGCCACCTCTTCGTGATTAGGATTCTTTTCAATGACAACAATTGGTACGGCTTGAGTTTTTATCAGGTTCCGGATTACTATTGACCCCACATACCCAAGACCGCAAACCACGATATGGTTCCGGGTGAAGATCCGGATCTTCAGAAGTTCTAAATGATAGAAGAATCTCTGGGCTACGAGTGTGATGATGGAAGTATACAGGATAATTGGTGCTGCGACGCGAGCGATATTTAATGTCCAGATAGGTGGACCCTGATAGACGCCGGAGTTCATCACAAAGAGCTGCATCGTGAGGAAGGCCACATTAAGGCAGGACTCCTGTGGATATAGGGTGGTAAGGCCAAGGTATCCCAGTGTAAATACTCCCATAAATACGACAAACAGGAGAAGATACTGGTACTCGGCAAAGAAGGGATAAAGATGATTCCGGTACCAAATGATGAACCAGGTCCAGAATGATTTGTTATGGTTTTTTGTCATTTTTTCATCGAGTGTAGATTTTCATAGAGCATTATTTATGGGTTTGGAAAAATGTTCCTGATAAGTTAATATTTGATCGCTGATTTTTCATCTCGAAACAAATCTTCCATCAACCACCAACTTATCAGAACCTTCTGTAATTTTCATTATCAGCCACCATGCTACACCTTAGCACACAAACTTAAATACCAAAACCTCCAACCAGTAAGTATGCAGGACGAGTGCTACAGCATTCATGAGGGTTTTTTTGCCCGTGAACGCCTTTATCTCCGTTAGTTCACCCGCCCGCTGCATCAGTGAAACTGTTTCTGATCATTCCTTGAATGCAGATACCGCATGG encodes:
- the purF gene encoding amidophosphoribosyltransferase → MCGIVGIIDTKSISIQLFYVLLALQHRGQESTGISTSDGSTLYKFKGNGLVIEVYSSEILSDLKGIVGIGHVRYPTIRENLPENIQPLNFQFQNHLLSIALNGNLVNSDELRSEYERTGQIFTTTSDAEIIAHILINEINTTGNVEDAVRRCMRKIQGSYSVVAMIDGILYGFRDPLGINPFCIGKTENGFIIASESIALNSIDAEFIRDVNPGELIRIGLDGIRSTQIAIADRKAHCVFEYIYFSSVVSVIDGTPVYDVRQYIGKKLFTEAPIIADSVCPVPDSGIAYTIGYSEQSKIPFCEVMIKNRFMGRMFMIERQQAIRIKLNPLPETINGKSIVLIDDSIVKGTSTKRIINLLRENGVREVHMRIGSPAIMAPCYFGVDMPVREELIARNHDEREVGELIGASTLHHISLESLAEAIKMDIDDLCTGCLTGCYPLMVEGEISRQRQIIFSSNL
- a CDS encoding NAD-binding protein is translated as MTKNHNKSFWTWFIIWYRNHLYPFFAEYQYLLLFVVFMGVFTLGYLGLTTLYPQESCLNVAFLTMQLFVMNSGVYQGPPIWTLNIARVAAPIILYTSIITLVAQRFFYHLELLKIRIFTRNHIVVCGLGYVGSIVIRNLIKTQAVPIVVIEKNPNHEEVAWCRRHGVTVIIGDAADKKSLNDARISVAHSLWIATGSDEVNAKVIAEAFEIVKGRRLPLDCHVHIIDPKFSNLLRITEGAHINSLGMNLEFLNIYQIASFWYAEKLPELLLLSVDPADVHILVVGIGRMGENLIFELAKRTQQQCFGNKPRQRIRISIIDRDAAGKKAMLEKQYARIADHCEIIPHTLELFSPDFYKEKFLEGIDAAHPFSTVFIVTADESLNFSTGLYLNQKMNTYITPIIIRTAHDEGFARFFNEIAAKNIGNYQNLRVFPLVSYSSFVDSREDMIELVARTLHRNYIINQFNNEGILPGSKSSLKPWDELTDDFKDSNRSQAANIKHAVGSVGYSIISRASWDEPLTVFSDEDVEQMAINEHDRWWAERRMNGWTYGPNKDVDKKVSPFMVSWDTLPKNVKDSDRNFVQSYPRILAMIDLTLKKRDYPI